A single window of Oenanthe melanoleuca isolate GR-GAL-2019-014 unplaced genomic scaffold, OMel1.0 S001, whole genome shotgun sequence DNA harbors:
- the LOC130265978 gene encoding olfactory receptor 14J1-like, translating into SICKPLHYRTLLGSGACAHMAAAAWASGFLTALLHTANTFSLPLCQGNALGQFFCEIPHILKLSCSHSYLRKFEASVFTTSLALGCFLFIVFSYVQIFRAVLRIPSEQGRHKAFSTCLPHLAVVSLFISTGSFAFMKPPSISSPSLDLSLSVLYSVVPPFIEEVIEAFPK; encoded by the coding sequence tccatctgcaaacccctgcactacaGGACCCTTCTGGGCAGCggagcttgtgcccacatggcagcagctgcctgggccagtggctttctcactgctctgctgcacacagccaatacattttccctgcccctgtgccagggcaatgccctgggccagttcttctgtgaaatcccacacatcctcaagctctcctgctcacattCCTACCTCAGGAAATTTGAGGCTTCTGTTTTCACTACTTCCTTAGCACTTGGCTGTTTtctgttcattgttttctcctatgtgcagatcttcagggccgtgctgaggatcccctctgagcagggacggcacaaagccttttccacctgcctccctcacctggccgTGGTCTCTCTGTTTATCAGCACTGGGTCATTTGCCTTCAtgaagcccccctccatctcctccccatccctggatctgtccctgtcagttctgtactcggtggtgcctcca